In one Gopherus evgoodei ecotype Sinaloan lineage chromosome 1, rGopEvg1_v1.p, whole genome shotgun sequence genomic region, the following are encoded:
- the LOC115648173 gene encoding olfactory receptor 52I2-like, with translation MGIPGLEASHVWMGILFCSMYIITLLGNSMILLTVRLDQTLHEPMYYFLCMLAVIDLVMATSIVPKMLGIFWLNSVEIAFDACFTQMFFVHSVTAAESGMLLAMAFDRYVAICYPLRYQAILTHQKVTQIGLAILLRAALVMTPVTWMMKRLPYCGSNVIAHSYCEHMAVVKLACADPRASSQYCVVGSTLIVGTDTVFISVSYGMILRAVLRLAKKEARLKAIGTCGSHLCVMLLYYVPGMASIYTQSFGQGVAHQTQVLLADLYLTLPPMLNPVIYSMRTKQVQDAVLKVFGPRKDPV, from the coding sequence ATGGGCATCCCAGGGCTGGAAGCTTCCCATGTCTGGATGGGGATCCTTTTCTGTTCAATGTACATCATTACGCTGCTAGGAAACAGCATGATTCTGCTTACTGTCAGGTTAGATCAGACCCTCCATGaacccatgtactatttcctgtGCATGCTTGCGGTCATCGATTTAGTCATGGCTACTTCCATTGTTCCCAAGATGCTCGGCATATTCTGGCTGAACTCGGTGGAGATTGCTTTCGATGCCTGTTTCACGCAGATGTTCTTTGTTCATTCCGTCACAGCTGCAGAATCAGGGATGCTCTTGGCGATGGCCTTTGACAGATATGTCGCCATCTGTTACCCTCTGAGGTACCAGGCCATCTTAACGCACCAAAAGGTGACACAGATAGGCCTGGCCATTCTGCTGAGAGCTGCTCTTGTCATGACTCCCGTCACCTGGATGATGAAGCGCTTACCCTACTGCGGCTCCAACGTGATTGCCCATTCGTACTGCGAGCACATGGCTGTGGTGAAGTTGGCCTGCGCCGATCCCCGAGCCAGCAGTCAGTACTGCGTGGTTGGGTCCACTCTCATAGTCGGGACTGACACAGTCTTCATCTCTGTGTCTTATGGGATGATTCTTCGAGCCGTCCTGCGGCTTGCCAAGAAGGAAGCACGCCTCAAGGCCATTGGCACCTGCGGATCCCACCTCTGCGTAATGCTGCTCTATTATGTTCCCGGGATGGCCTCCATATACACACAGAGCTTTGGCCAGGGGGTGGCTCACCAGACTCAGGTTCTGCTGGCCGACCTCTACCTCACCCTTCCCCCCATGCTCAACCCAGTCATTTACAGCATGAGGACAAAGCAGGTGCAGGATGCAGTGCTGAAGGTATTTGGGCCCAGGAAGGATCCAGTCTAA